DNA from Brachyspira aalborgi:
TATTATTTCTTTCATATATTGATTTTATAGAGTATATATGTAATATTATAATTTTCAACCGATTTTATAAAGGCATGCAAATTTAAATTCATAAGTAAAAATAAATTTTTTAAAATCCGCATTTATAATTATTTATTAATTTTATAAAACATTTATTATTTATAATTCTTTCTAAATGTTAATATTCTCTAAACTGTAAATATATTTTATTGACATTTGCAAATAAAATAATATTCTTAAATAAAAGTTTTTAAATAAATTAATTAAAAGTTAAATTTAAATTAAAAATGAAGGTTAGAAAAAATGAATAAAAACGAAATTAAATCAAAATATATGATAATTGAAGGAATAGTTTCGGTTATAGTAAATATATTATTATTCGCTTTCAAATATGCAGCTGGAATTTTTTCGGGTTCGCTTTCAATTATTGCGGACGCTTGGCATTCTTTAAGCGATTCGATAAGCAGTATAATAGTCATAATCGGCGGAATATTTTCAAAAAAACCCGCAGACAAAGAACATCCTTTTGGACATGGAAGAATCGAACTTATAACGAGTTTTATTGTAGGAATTATGCTTATTTTTATAGGTTATACTTTTTTCGCCGAAGCTATAAAAAATCTTTTAAATAAACAAACGGCAACTTTTAATAAAATTTCTATTATTGCAATGATAGTGTCGATTATTATAAAAGAAATTTTAGCTCAATATTCTTTTTGGGCTTATAGAAAATCGGGAGCAAAATCATTATATGCGGACGCTTGGCATCATAGAAGCGACAGCATTACATCGATAATAATTTTAGTAGGAATTTTAATCGGCAAAAATTTTTGGCAATTAGACGGCATATTAAGTATAATCGTTTCAATCGTTATATTTATAGCAGCTTTCGATGTTATAAAATCAAGCATAAAACCTTTAATTGGAGAATATCCTTCCGAAGAAATTATAAATAAAATAAAAAATATTGCGAAAGAACTTAATTTAAATGTGGAGAGTTTGCATCATTTCCATATACATATTTATGGCGCTCATACGGAAATTACTTTTCATATTCGCTTTCCAAAAGATATGACAGTTTTTGAAGCTCATAATATGGCGACTTTGCTTGAAAATGAAATAAGAGAAAAATTGTTTATAGAGGCTACTATTCATATTGAGGCTTATTAAATAATTATAAAAATAAAAACTTGAAATTATTTTATTTATAGAATAATATAGATTAAAATTATAAGGATTTAATTTTGAGAACTATAAGACTCGATATAGAAGATAGAGAAAAAAGTTTTTTATCGCCCGCGGCTTCTTTTTCGGCGGAGAGTAGAGGAGCGGAGTTTAAAAGAGAAAAAGACGATATAAGAACTCTATATATGCAAGACAGAGACAGAATAATTCACAGCGAATATTTTAGAAGATTAAAAGATAAAGCTCAAGTTATAATGCTTTCGGTTGGAGATTTTAGAACAAGACTTACTCATACTTTAGAGGTTATGCAAATTGCGCGAAGCATAGCGAGAGCTTTAAGATTAAATGAAGATTTAACCGAAGCAATAGCGCTTGGGCATGATTTAGGACATTCGCCTTTTGGACATGCGGGAGAAAAAGCGATAGCGAAATATTATAAAGGTTTTCATCATTCTACTCATTCTTTAAGAGTAGTCGAGCATTTAGAAAAAGGAAAAGGGCTCAATCTTACTTTTGAAGTTAGAGATGGAATAGTAAAACATACTAAAGGCAAGAGCGGAAAATTAATCGCCGATTCTTTGGGACCTGCGACAAACGAAGGAATGTTGGTTAGAATATCCGACACAATAGCGTATTCAAATCATGACGTAGACGATGCGATAAGATATGGACTTTTAAAATTTGAAGATATTCCAAAAAGCATAACCAAAATTTTAGGGCATAGTTATGGCGATAGAGTTGACGCTATGGTTATGGGCGTTATAAAATCGAGTATGGAAAAAATGGAAATTGATATTGACGAAAAAGTTTTAAAAGCTATAAACGATTTAAGAGCTTTTATGTTTAAGAAAGTTTACGAAAGCAAAATTATATTGGAAGATTCTGAAAGAGTTTATAAAATAGTTTCTACGATTTTTGAATATTTATTAAAACATAAAGAGATTATAGAAGAAGATAAATTATTTAAAAAAGCAAATATTCCATACAAAAGCGAGGAAGAATTAGTAAAAGATTATGTCGCTCATTTGACTGACTCCGAAGCGATAGCATTGCATGAAAAAATAACTTATGGAAAATTAAACTATATTTAATAATTGCTTTAATATTTTATATATGCTATTATTCAAAATTAAAAATCAAAACAAAATTTAGAGGATTTAATTTAAATGAATGTTATAAAAGGTTTTATAGTAGGCGCTTCTATGTTAGTTCCTGGTTTTAGCGGAGGAACTATGGCAATGATACTTGGAATATACGATAAATTAATCGCCTCT
Protein-coding regions in this window:
- a CDS encoding cation diffusion facilitator family transporter produces the protein MNKNEIKSKYMIIEGIVSVIVNILLFAFKYAAGIFSGSLSIIADAWHSLSDSISSIIVIIGGIFSKKPADKEHPFGHGRIELITSFIVGIMLIFIGYTFFAEAIKNLLNKQTATFNKISIIAMIVSIIIKEILAQYSFWAYRKSGAKSLYADAWHHRSDSITSIIILVGILIGKNFWQLDGILSIIVSIVIFIAAFDVIKSSIKPLIGEYPSEEIINKIKNIAKELNLNVESLHHFHIHIYGAHTEITFHIRFPKDMTVFEAHNMATLLENEIREKLFIEATIHIEAY
- a CDS encoding deoxyguanosinetriphosphate triphosphohydrolase encodes the protein MRTIRLDIEDREKSFLSPAASFSAESRGAEFKREKDDIRTLYMQDRDRIIHSEYFRRLKDKAQVIMLSVGDFRTRLTHTLEVMQIARSIARALRLNEDLTEAIALGHDLGHSPFGHAGEKAIAKYYKGFHHSTHSLRVVEHLEKGKGLNLTFEVRDGIVKHTKGKSGKLIADSLGPATNEGMLVRISDTIAYSNHDVDDAIRYGLLKFEDIPKSITKILGHSYGDRVDAMVMGVIKSSMEKMEIDIDEKVLKAINDLRAFMFKKVYESKIILEDSERVYKIVSTIFEYLLKHKEIIEEDKLFKKANIPYKSEEELVKDYVAHLTDSEAIALHEKITYGKLNYI